A region from the Aegilops tauschii subsp. strangulata cultivar AL8/78 chromosome 5, Aet v6.0, whole genome shotgun sequence genome encodes:
- the LOC141022683 gene encoding uncharacterized protein, with product MAEESSAKRHHGEPSDKSSNLINVHVPDEKREYTRTLTEVELHGKEMLEIICTSELDKADEVMSRLRMKGGGLYPSFIGVDVEYTSDDEPPQMAAVLQLCVEELCLVYHIVVATKWPKRLKEFLQEGKLYTFVGFSIGGDKRMLNKSGLEINPNNFIDMQRKWKDPKTDKYYDSLADVVGGVIHPFYSGMKKKMDKAYHKLWGTSPLPDNLITYTGIDAYATYKSWKTIDNTVTGWDISKEQEADPYYHCSFVG from the exons atGGCGGAGGAATCGTCCGCCAAGCGTCATCATGGCGAGCCTTCGGACAAGAGCAGCAACCTCATCAACGTTCACGTCCCCGACGAGAAGCGCGAGTACACGAGAACCCTCACAGAGGTTGAGCTCCACGGCAAGGAGATGCTAGAGATCATCTGCACCAGCGAACTAGACAAGGCCGACGAGGTGATGAGCAGGCTCAGGATGAAGGGCGGCGGCTTGTATCCGAGCTTCATCGGAGTTGATGTGGAGTACACCAGCGACGATGAACCTCCACAGATGGCGGCAGTCCTGCAGTTGTGCGTCGAGGAACTCTGCTTGGTGTACCACATCGTAGTAGCCACAAAATG GCCCAAGCGCCTCAAAGAATTCCTGCAGGAGGGGAAATTGTACACATTTGTCGGTTTCAGCATTGGAGGTGACAAGCGGATGCTGAACAAGTCTGGTTTGGAGATCAACCCCAACAACTTCATCGACATGCAGCGCAAGTGGAAAGATCCAAAGACCGACAAATACTACGACTCCTTGGCCGATGTTGTAGGCGGTGTAATCCACCCATTCTACAGCggcatgaagaagaagatggacaaGGCATACCACAAACTATGGGGGACCAGCCCGCTGCCAGACAACCTCATCACGTACACAGGAATAGATGCGTACGCCACGTACAAGTCATGGAAGACAATCGACAACACCGTGACAGGTTGGGATATTTCAAAAGAGCAGGAGGCTGACCCCTACTACCACTGCAGCTTCGTGGGATGA
- the LOC141022684 gene encoding uncharacterized protein produces the protein MAEEPSAKRYHGEPSDKSSNLVDVHVPGEKREYTKTLTGVELHGKETLEIVCTSEPDKAEEVISRLWRKACGQRRRIVGVGVHYTSEDQPPQMAAVLQLCVDELCLVYHITTATKWPKRLNDMLQHERLFTFASFSIESDKEKLKLSANVIHPFYKGMKNNINTQEDHKLWGTSPLPDNLIEYAGVDAYATYK, from the exons ATGGCGGAGGAACCGTCCGCCAAGCGTTATCATGGCGAGCCATCGGACAAGAGCAGCAACCTCGTCGACGTTCACGTCCCCGGCGAGAAGCGCGAGTACACCAAAACCCTCACAGGGGTTGAGCTCCACGGCAAGGAGACGCTGGAGATCGTCTGCACCAGCGAACCAGACAAGGCCGAGGAGGTGATCTCCAGGCTCTGGAGGAAGGCTTGCGGCCAGCGTCGTAGGATCGTCGGCGTTGGTGTGCACTACACCAGCGAAGATCAACCTCCCCAGATGGCAGCAGTCCTGCAGTTGTGCGTCGACGAGCTCtgcttggtgtaccacatcaCAACGGCCACAAAATG GCCCAAGCGCCTGAACGACATGCTGCAGCATGAGAGGTTGTTCACATTTGCCAGTTTCAGCATTGAAAGCGACAAAGAGAAGCTGAAGTTGTCCG CCAACGTCATCCACCCATTCTACAAAGGCATGAAGAATAACATCAACACGCAGGAAGACCACAAACTATGGGGGACCAGCCCGCTGCCAGACAACCTCATCGAGTACGCAGGAGTAGATGCGTACGCCACGTACAAGTAA